One genomic window of Aliiroseovarius sp. M344 includes the following:
- a CDS encoding ABC transporter substrate-binding protein, producing the protein MSNELEYLSKQVASRKLSRRDFMGRASALGVSAAAAGTMLTTAAHAAGPVKGGTMKLGMMGGESTNTMDPAAAATQVPGMNLRLFGDQIVDVSDTGEVEFRLAESVESTPDAKTWHFKVRQGVEFHNGKTVTAEDFLKTIERHANEESKSGALGVLQGIESMSADGDTFTVNMETASADLPYLLADWHLAVQPDGGFDAPTAGVGTGAYILETDEPGVRHTFKKNPNYWDDTRGHVDEVELLVINDNTARMSALQSGQVHMVNGVDPKVADLLGRAPNLEIKNVAGRAHYVFIMHSNTAPFDNRDLRLALKYAMNREEMVEKILRGFGTVGNDMPVNAAYPLFDDTIEQRTYDPEKAAEHYKASGHDGSPIILRTSDAAFAGAVDAAQLFQQSAKAAGINIEIKREPSDGYWSEVWNKQPFCTSYWSGRPVQDQMYTTAYVSTADWNDTRFNNKEFDELLVQARGELDPAKRKEMYSRMGHLVRDESGLICPMFNDFVDGVSTQVQGYKDDPNGLLMYNWAPIKCWLDA; encoded by the coding sequence ATGTCCAACGAACTCGAATATCTTTCCAAGCAGGTCGCCTCACGCAAGCTGTCGCGCCGCGACTTCATGGGCCGCGCCAGTGCACTTGGCGTTTCTGCCGCTGCTGCTGGCACGATGCTGACCACTGCCGCGCACGCGGCTGGCCCGGTCAAAGGCGGCACGATGAAACTGGGTATGATGGGCGGCGAAAGCACCAATACCATGGACCCCGCCGCCGCAGCCACGCAGGTGCCAGGCATGAACCTGCGCCTTTTCGGCGACCAGATCGTCGATGTATCAGACACCGGTGAAGTCGAATTTCGCCTGGCCGAAAGCGTTGAAAGCACGCCCGATGCCAAGACTTGGCACTTCAAAGTGCGTCAGGGCGTAGAATTCCACAACGGCAAGACCGTCACCGCCGAAGATTTCCTGAAAACCATTGAACGCCACGCCAATGAAGAGTCGAAATCAGGTGCTCTGGGCGTTCTGCAAGGCATCGAAAGCATGTCAGCGGATGGCGACACCTTCACCGTCAACATGGAAACCGCCTCTGCTGACCTGCCCTATCTGTTGGCGGATTGGCACCTTGCCGTTCAGCCCGATGGCGGCTTTGACGCCCCGACTGCTGGCGTTGGGACGGGTGCCTATATTCTGGAAACAGATGAACCAGGCGTGCGTCACACGTTCAAGAAGAACCCGAACTATTGGGATGACACACGCGGTCATGTCGACGAGGTTGAGTTGCTGGTTATCAACGACAACACCGCCCGTATGTCGGCGCTACAGTCGGGTCAGGTTCACATGGTCAACGGGGTCGATCCGAAAGTGGCCGACCTTCTGGGCCGCGCGCCGAACCTTGAAATCAAAAACGTCGCGGGACGTGCGCATTATGTCTTCATCATGCACTCAAACACCGCGCCGTTCGACAATCGCGACCTGCGTCTTGCGCTTAAATACGCGATGAACCGCGAAGAAATGGTCGAAAAGATTCTGCGCGGCTTCGGCACGGTCGGCAACGATATGCCGGTGAATGCGGCTTATCCCCTGTTCGACGACACGATCGAACAGCGCACCTATGACCCCGAAAAGGCGGCCGAGCATTACAAGGCGTCAGGCCATGATGGATCACCGATCATCCTGCGCACATCCGATGCAGCCTTCGCTGGTGCCGTTGACGCAGCCCAGCTGTTCCAACAAAGCGCCAAGGCCGCAGGCATCAACATTGAGATCAAGCGCGAGCCGTCAGATGGTTACTGGTCCGAAGTCTGGAACAAGCAGCCCTTCTGTACGTCATACTGGTCGGGTCGCCCGGTACAGGATCAGATGTATACCACCGCCTATGTCTCGACCGCGGACTGGAACGACACCCGGTTTAACAACAAAGAGTTTGACGAGCTTCTGGTCCAAGCGCGTGGCGAACTGGACCCGGCCAAACGCAAAGAGATGTATTCAAGAATGGGTCATCTTGTGCGTGACGAAAGCGGCTTGATCTGCCCGATGTTTAATGACTTCGTGGACGGTGTGTCGACGCAGGTTCAGGGCTACAAGGATGATCCGAACGGTCTGCTAATGTATAACTGGGCGCCGATCAAATGTTGGCTGGACGCGTAA
- a CDS encoding ABC transporter ATP-binding protein: MSDKLLKVQDLKIGARIYPPGEKPRDIEIVHGVSFELEKGKVLGLIGESGAGKSTIGLASMAYGRGGVEITGGQVWVNGREILNTSVKDLRKLRGTEVTYVSQSAAASFNPAKKIMEQVIEAALIAGKFSKSDAEARAIELFTKLGLPDPEKIGDRYPHQVSGGQLQRCMTALALCPEPDLVVFDEPTTALDVTTQIDVLMAIKEAIRDTGVAALYITHDLAVVAQVSDEIMVLRMGDMVEHGTTDQIINAPKEDYTRDLVSVRSKKFEGKPPSDNPVLTAQNITARYKGTNFDVLHDVSMELHPGQTLAVVGESGSGKSTTARVITGLLPPREGKIFFDGRELSADLAGRSRDDLRELQMIYQMADVAMNPRQTVGTIIARPLEFYFGMKGAEKRKRLIELLDEIELGEEFMDRYPAELSGGQKQRVCIARALAAKPKIIICDEVTSALDPLVAEDILKLLRNLQKREQVAYLFITHDLATVRAIADSIAVMYQGRVVRYGPKADVLSPPFDDYTDLLLSSVPEMQLGWLEEVVKHRKMESAGN, translated from the coding sequence ATGAGCGACAAGCTTCTCAAAGTCCAAGACCTCAAGATCGGCGCACGCATTTATCCACCGGGCGAAAAGCCGCGCGACATCGAAATTGTTCATGGCGTTTCTTTCGAGTTAGAAAAGGGTAAGGTTCTTGGCCTGATCGGTGAAAGCGGGGCTGGCAAATCAACCATCGGCCTCGCTTCCATGGCGTATGGCCGCGGTGGCGTAGAGATCACCGGCGGTCAGGTCTGGGTCAATGGCCGCGAGATTCTGAACACCAGCGTTAAAGATCTTCGCAAACTGCGTGGCACTGAAGTGACCTATGTCTCTCAGTCGGCAGCCGCCAGTTTCAACCCCGCCAAGAAAATCATGGAACAGGTGATCGAGGCCGCTCTAATTGCTGGCAAGTTCTCCAAATCGGACGCAGAGGCCCGGGCAATTGAGCTGTTCACCAAACTTGGATTGCCAGACCCTGAGAAAATTGGTGATCGGTATCCGCACCAAGTGTCGGGTGGGCAGCTTCAGCGCTGTATGACGGCCTTGGCTTTGTGCCCAGAACCCGATTTGGTCGTCTTTGACGAACCCACCACAGCACTGGATGTAACCACTCAGATCGATGTGTTGATGGCGATCAAGGAGGCCATTCGGGACACCGGCGTGGCGGCGCTCTATATCACGCATGACCTCGCGGTCGTGGCACAGGTTTCAGATGAGATCATGGTGCTGCGAATGGGCGATATGGTCGAGCACGGAACGACCGACCAGATCATCAACGCGCCGAAAGAAGATTACACACGTGATCTTGTCTCTGTGCGGTCAAAAAAGTTTGAGGGCAAGCCGCCCAGCGATAATCCGGTGTTGACGGCACAGAATATAACCGCGCGCTATAAAGGCACAAATTTCGACGTTTTGCATGACGTGTCGATGGAGCTTCACCCCGGCCAGACCCTTGCGGTCGTCGGGGAAAGCGGGTCTGGAAAATCGACCACGGCCCGGGTCATCACGGGATTGCTGCCGCCCAGAGAAGGCAAAATCTTTTTTGATGGCCGCGAACTTTCGGCTGATCTGGCTGGGCGAAGCCGGGACGACCTGCGCGAGCTTCAGATGATCTATCAGATGGCAGACGTGGCAATGAACCCGCGCCAGACCGTGGGCACGATCATCGCCCGCCCGCTGGAGTTTTACTTTGGCATGAAGGGTGCCGAAAAGCGCAAGCGGTTGATCGAATTGCTCGATGAGATCGAACTTGGCGAAGAGTTCATGGATCGTTATCCCGCCGAGCTTTCTGGTGGTCAAAAGCAGCGCGTCTGCATCGCGCGTGCGCTGGCCGCAAAACCCAAGATCATCATCTGCGACGAGGTAACATCGGCGCTGGATCCGCTGGTTGCCGAAGATATCCTGAAGCTGCTTCGCAACCTTCAGAAACGGGAGCAAGTCGCCTATCTGTTTATCACCCATGACCTAGCCACGGTGCGCGCCATCGCGGACAGCATTGCGGTGATGTATCAGGGGCGCGTCGTTCGCTATGGTCCGAAAGCAGATGTGCTGTCGCCGCCATTTGACGACTATACCGATCTTCTTCTCAGCTCAGTGCCGGAAATGCAGCTTGGCTGGCTTGAAGAGGTCGTCAAACACCGCAAGATGGAAAGCGCCGGAAACTGA
- a CDS encoding ABC transporter permease, whose amino-acid sequence MHPILKLVAQRLALSVLLLLAASVLIFVGTTILPGDVAQSILGQAATPQSLANLREELGMNDPATTRYFNWLFGALQGDLGTALTNGRDIADSLAGRLKNTMFLAFWAAIVAVPLAIFLGLLAVRYRERWPDKLISAVTLASISVPEFLIGYILMYFVAVKLQWAPSVATIYDSMSLWEKLNAIALPVAVLTMVVLAHMMRMTRAAILNVMQSAYIETAELKGLTSFQVIARHAFPNAIAPIVNVVMLNLAYLVVGVVVVEVVFVYPGMGQYLVDHVAKRDVPVVQACGLIFAAVYIGLNMIADIVSILANPRLRHPK is encoded by the coding sequence ATGCACCCCATCCTAAAACTGGTTGCTCAGCGCCTTGCGCTGAGCGTCCTTCTTCTTCTCGCAGCTTCGGTGCTGATCTTTGTCGGGACAACGATCCTTCCGGGTGATGTTGCCCAAAGCATTCTGGGTCAGGCCGCGACTCCGCAATCGCTGGCCAATCTGCGTGAAGAATTGGGCATGAATGACCCAGCGACCACGCGTTACTTCAATTGGCTGTTTGGCGCGCTTCAGGGTGATCTGGGCACGGCGCTGACCAACGGGCGTGACATCGCCGACAGCCTGGCCGGCCGCTTGAAGAACACGATGTTCCTTGCTTTCTGGGCCGCAATTGTGGCCGTGCCGCTTGCGATCTTCCTTGGCCTTCTTGCCGTGCGCTATCGCGAACGCTGGCCGGACAAGTTGATTTCGGCAGTGACGTTGGCCTCGATTTCCGTACCAGAATTCCTGATCGGCTATATTCTGATGTATTTCGTCGCCGTGAAGCTGCAATGGGCACCTTCGGTCGCCACGATCTATGATTCTATGTCACTGTGGGAAAAGCTGAATGCAATCGCGTTGCCGGTTGCGGTGCTGACCATGGTTGTGCTGGCCCACATGATGCGCATGACACGCGCCGCCATCCTAAACGTGATGCAATCGGCTTACATTGAAACGGCTGAACTGAAGGGTCTGACAAGCTTTCAAGTGATCGCCCGTCATGCCTTTCCGAACGCCATCGCCCCCATCGTCAACGTCGTGATGCTGAACCTTGCCTATCTGGTGGTCGGCGTCGTCGTGGTCGAAGTCGTCTTTGTCTATCCCGGCATGGGGCAGTATCTGGTGGACCACGTGGCCAAGCGCGACGTGCCGGTTGTGCAGGCCTGCGGACTGATTTTCGCGGCAGTCTATATTGGGTTGAACATGATTGCTGACATCGTGTCGATCCTGGCGAACCCAAGGCTGAGGCATCCGAAATGA
- a CDS encoding fumarylacetoacetate hydrolase family protein, whose translation MTWAIPCPQQPSLPIVGSKDRFPVRRIYCVGQNYAAHAREMGSNPDQEPPFFFSKPADALVADGATIPYPPGTENLHHEAELVVAIGNGGASIPRETALDHVWGYAVGNDLTRRDLQAAAKKIGRPWDMSKGFDNSAPCAPLHPASSTGHLTSGAINLTVNGETRQSSNLSDLIWSVADVIAYLSTLVELMPGDLIFTGTPEGVGPLVPGDVCVVEIEGLGKLTTRIGK comes from the coding sequence ATGACATGGGCCATCCCCTGCCCGCAGCAACCATCGCTGCCGATCGTTGGATCGAAGGACCGATTTCCCGTTCGCCGCATCTATTGCGTCGGCCAGAACTATGCCGCTCATGCCCGCGAAATGGGATCAAACCCGGATCAGGAACCGCCTTTCTTCTTCTCCAAGCCCGCAGATGCGCTGGTGGCGGATGGAGCAACCATTCCCTATCCACCCGGCACCGAGAACCTGCACCACGAAGCTGAACTCGTGGTGGCCATCGGCAACGGTGGGGCGAGTATTCCGCGCGAGACAGCCTTGGATCATGTTTGGGGATATGCCGTCGGCAATGATCTGACCCGCCGCGACCTTCAGGCCGCCGCAAAAAAGATCGGACGGCCATGGGACATGTCGAAAGGTTTTGACAACTCAGCCCCCTGTGCCCCGTTGCACCCGGCGTCGAGCACGGGCCATTTGACCAGCGGCGCCATCAATTTGACCGTGAATGGCGAAACCCGCCAATCTTCGAACCTGTCGGACCTGATTTGGTCGGTTGCGGACGTGATTGCGTATCTTTCAACACTGGTTGAGCTGATGCCCGGTGACCTGATTTTCACCGGAACACCGGAAGGAGTTGGCCCCCTTGTGCCGGGCGATGTCTGCGTGGTCGAAATCGAAGGGTTGGGCAAATTGACCACCCGGATCGGGAAATAA
- a CDS encoding ABC transporter permease: MIRIPPAALIGLFFTGLYFFMAIFAPLIAPYSMTEIVGDVWEPSSSEHWLGTDNIGRDLLTRMIYGGRTTIFIATAATILSFTLGSILGFTAAVVGGWVDQLMSRFVDLIMSIPTLIFALVVLSVMPVTLLILIMVMGLLDSTRVYRLARAVAVDINVMDFVEAAKLRGEGRGWIIFREILPNALSPLVAEMGLRFIFAVLFVSTLSFLGLGVQPPNADWGGIVKENKDGIVYGITAALVPAFAIATLAISVNLVADWVLNRTTSLKGGRG; encoded by the coding sequence ATGATAAGAATACCTCCTGCGGCTTTGATCGGCCTGTTTTTCACTGGGCTTTACTTCTTCATGGCAATCTTTGCCCCATTGATTGCGCCCTATTCGATGACCGAGATCGTCGGTGACGTTTGGGAGCCGTCCTCGTCCGAGCACTGGCTGGGCACCGACAACATTGGACGTGATCTACTGACTCGCATGATCTATGGCGGACGCACGACAATCTTTATCGCCACAGCTGCCACGATCCTCAGCTTCACGCTGGGTTCGATCCTTGGCTTCACGGCTGCCGTGGTTGGCGGTTGGGTCGATCAGCTGATGAGCCGCTTTGTAGACCTGATCATGTCGATCCCGACGCTGATCTTTGCTCTCGTCGTTCTGTCGGTTATGCCGGTTACGCTGTTAATATTGATCATGGTGATGGGTCTGCTCGATTCCACCCGCGTTTACCGTCTCGCACGCGCCGTTGCTGTCGACATCAACGTCATGGACTTCGTTGAAGCCGCAAAACTTCGCGGCGAAGGCCGGGGCTGGATCATCTTCCGTGAGATATTGCCAAACGCCCTGTCACCGCTAGTGGCCGAGATGGGCCTTCGCTTTATTTTTGCGGTGCTGTTTGTCTCGACGCTCTCGTTCCTTGGCCTGGGCGTACAACCGCCAAACGCAGATTGGGGCGGCATCGTGAAAGAGAATAAAGACGGCATTGTCTACGGGATCACCGCAGCTTTGGTACCTGCCTTTGCAATCGCAACGCTCGCCATCTCGGTGAACCTCGTGGCCGATTGGGTCCTCAATCGCACAACCAGCCTGAAAGGGGGCCGCGGATGA
- a CDS encoding dihydrodipicolinate synthase family protein has protein sequence MNNDIFTGCIPALMTPCTPDRKPDYDALVAKGVELIAAGMSAVVYCGSMGDWPLLTDEERMEGVARLTKAGIPVIVGTGAVNTKMAVAHAAHAAKVGAKGLMVIPRVLSRGSSLAAQRQHFAAILSAAPDLPAVIYNSPYYGFATRADLFFALRAEHPNLVGFKEFGGAADMRYAAENITSMDEDVTLMIGVDTAVFHGYVNCGAAGAITGIGNVLPREVLHLVALCQKAATGDYIARIKALELEEALGVLSSFDEGPDLVLYYKHLMVMAGDDAYRTHFNETDVLTDAQRNYAESQFHLFRIWYDTWSKQEGIVSECA, from the coding sequence ATGAACAACGACATTTTCACAGGCTGTATCCCCGCACTGATGACCCCGTGCACACCCGACCGCAAACCTGATTACGACGCGTTGGTCGCCAAAGGGGTGGAGCTGATTGCTGCAGGTATGTCCGCCGTCGTTTATTGCGGTTCGATGGGCGACTGGCCGCTTCTGACAGATGAAGAGCGGATGGAAGGCGTGGCACGCCTTACCAAAGCGGGCATTCCCGTGATCGTTGGCACCGGAGCCGTAAACACCAAGATGGCAGTGGCCCATGCCGCCCATGCCGCAAAAGTCGGCGCGAAAGGCCTGATGGTCATTCCCCGCGTGCTTTCGCGCGGGTCATCACTGGCGGCACAGCGGCAGCACTTTGCAGCAATCCTGTCTGCTGCACCGGACCTGCCTGCGGTGATTTACAACAGTCCCTATTATGGCTTTGCAACGCGTGCGGACCTGTTTTTTGCGTTGCGGGCCGAGCACCCGAACCTGGTTGGATTCAAAGAATTCGGTGGCGCGGCCGATATGCGCTATGCCGCTGAAAACATCACGTCCATGGATGAAGATGTCACACTGATGATCGGCGTTGATACTGCGGTCTTCCATGGCTACGTGAATTGTGGCGCGGCGGGTGCGATAACTGGCATTGGCAATGTGCTGCCACGCGAAGTGCTGCACCTTGTCGCGCTCTGCCAGAAGGCCGCAACAGGCGATTACATCGCGCGCATCAAGGCGCTCGAACTGGAAGAGGCGCTTGGTGTCCTGTCCAGCTTCGACGAAGGCCCAGACCTTGTCCTTTACTACAAACACCTGATGGTGATGGCGGGCGACGACGCCTACCGCACGCATTTCAATGAAACGGACGTTCTGACAGATGCCCAGCGCAACTATGCAGAAAGCCAGTTCCATTTGTTCCGGATTTGGTATGACACTTGGTCAAAGCAGGAAGGCATCGTTTCTGAATGCGCGTAA
- a CDS encoding alkaline phosphatase family protein, whose product MERKLLLIILDGVPWRNWRRLFGNLEGWVDSGDAQRWKIRAVLPSTSASCYASIHTGVTPQDHGCTGNNNVFRLAHPDIFSQVRKAGGITGAVTHSFWSELFNRAPFDLVRDIEYDEPESTSINHGRFHTMTGYGLINQTTPSDVDLFATLTMLCERFGLNYGILHTCTLDSMGHRFGHECQEMDHACFQADEQLALFINRWRADGYEIIVTADHGQTDRGHHGGREDLQQDAALYYFGPASGPDFDDRLCQLQLAPTILSRLGAPIPDSMKGEVFLT is encoded by the coding sequence ATGGAACGAAAGCTACTTCTGATCATTCTGGACGGGGTGCCCTGGCGCAATTGGCGAAGACTGTTTGGCAATCTCGAAGGGTGGGTGGACAGCGGTGATGCTCAACGCTGGAAAATTCGCGCGGTTCTGCCGTCAACATCTGCCAGTTGCTACGCGTCGATCCATACCGGCGTCACCCCACAAGATCACGGCTGCACAGGCAACAACAACGTGTTCAGGCTCGCCCACCCCGACATCTTTAGCCAAGTGCGCAAAGCAGGTGGTATCACCGGTGCAGTGACCCACAGTTTTTGGTCCGAGTTATTCAACCGTGCCCCTTTCGATCTGGTGCGCGACATCGAATATGATGAACCCGAAAGCACCTCGATCAATCACGGCCGGTTTCACACCATGACGGGATATGGTTTGATCAATCAAACCACGCCATCCGATGTCGACCTGTTCGCGACGCTCACAATGCTTTGCGAACGGTTCGGACTGAATTATGGCATCTTGCACACCTGCACGCTGGACAGCATGGGGCATCGCTTCGGACATGAATGCCAAGAGATGGACCATGCTTGTTTTCAGGCGGACGAGCAGTTGGCCCTGTTCATCAATCGTTGGCGTGCAGACGGTTATGAAATCATTGTGACAGCTGACCACGGCCAGACCGATCGCGGCCATCACGGCGGGCGCGAAGATTTGCAACAAGATGCGGCGCTTTACTATTTCGGACCGGCCAGCGGCCCCGATTTCGACGACCGCCTATGCCAGTTGCAGCTTGCCCCAACGATCCTGTCACGGCTGGGGGCGCCGATCCCCGACAGCATGAAAGGCGAGGTATTTTTGACATGA
- a CDS encoding GntR family transcriptional regulator translates to MQLRSVDISKTASAATIIFDALKRAIIEGEIEEGAPLRQDEIAKMFNTSRIPVREAILRLEEHGLVKSQRYKGAVVSGLSSKEASEIFDFRAVLEPHVIRHAVPKMTPDILAEARKYCEDFHTEADPMKWGDLNRLFHATLYNASGLTYHLEAIDGALNRIDRYLRAQLVLSNGMVRANDEHMQIQKACEQGDADKAAELTERHILGARDSLILHLSSITG, encoded by the coding sequence ATGCAACTCAGATCTGTCGATATATCCAAGACGGCGTCGGCCGCGACGATCATTTTTGATGCGTTGAAAAGGGCGATCATCGAAGGCGAGATCGAAGAAGGGGCACCGCTTCGGCAAGATGAGATCGCAAAGATGTTTAACACCTCGCGCATACCTGTCCGCGAGGCGATCCTGCGTCTGGAAGAGCACGGGTTGGTGAAATCTCAGCGATACAAAGGGGCTGTGGTTTCAGGCCTGTCGTCGAAAGAAGCATCCGAGATTTTCGACTTCCGCGCAGTGTTAGAGCCACATGTCATCCGTCATGCCGTTCCAAAGATGACCCCGGACATACTGGCCGAGGCGCGCAAATATTGCGAAGATTTTCATACAGAGGCCGATCCGATGAAATGGGGCGATTTGAATCGGCTGTTTCATGCGACGCTCTATAATGCCAGCGGGCTGACCTATCACCTTGAGGCGATCGACGGTGCGCTAAACAGGATTGACCGTTATCTGCGGGCTCAATTGGTGCTGAGCAACGGCATGGTAAGGGCCAATGATGAGCATATGCAGATCCAGAAAGCGTGCGAACAGGGCGATGCCGACAAGGCGGCAGAGTTGACAGAGCGCCATATTCTGGGCGCCCGCGACAGCCTGATCCTGCACTTGTCGTCCATAACCGGCTAG